Proteins encoded together in one Pseudomonas sp. Seg1 window:
- a CDS encoding Bro-N domain-containing protein has product MDENYLTPSIFTRHKLPLHALLIQNQPWFCARDLSRLLHIYLNERMLRKLDPDQYQTRKTLIHNQIENTLLISESGIYALLVYHYCPEYRALREWLTHQVIPTLRDIQHPTTSERPHLSLLSWPDMTLSLLHWNNQPWIRLQDVPLMVVEREKPKRSEAGPWWKRATRMLQSL; this is encoded by the coding sequence ATGGACGAAAACTACCTGACACCTAGCATCTTCACCCGCCACAAACTCCCCCTCCACGCCCTCCTCATCCAGAACCAACCCTGGTTCTGCGCCCGAGACCTGAGCCGCCTGCTGCACATCTACCTCAACGAACGCATGCTGCGAAAACTCGACCCCGACCAATACCAAACCCGCAAAACCTTGATCCACAACCAGATCGAAAACACCCTGCTGATCAGCGAATCCGGCATCTACGCCCTCCTCGTCTACCACTACTGCCCCGAATACCGAGCCCTGCGCGAATGGCTTACTCACCAAGTCATCCCCACCCTGCGCGACATCCAACACCCCACCACAAGCGAACGCCCACACCTGAGCCTGCTCAGTTGGCCGGACATGACGTTGAGTTTGTTGCACTGGAATAACCAGCCGTGGATTCGGTTGCAGGATGTGCCGCTGATGGTCGTGGAACGGGAAAAGCCGAAACGCTCAGAGGCAGGACCTTGGTGGAAAAGGGCTACACGGATGTTGCAATCGCTATAA
- the sutA gene encoding transcriptional regulator SutA, producing the protein MSDDDLENDDLEVGDEDEAEEGLEAAAEDVADDDGGDDTPAPAAKGKAKAAVSVDELPSIEAKNKERDALAKAMEEFLSRGGKVQEVEANVVADPPKKPDNKYGSRPI; encoded by the coding sequence ATGAGCGACGATGATCTGGAAAACGACGACCTCGAAGTAGGCGACGAAGACGAGGCCGAGGAAGGCCTGGAAGCAGCAGCGGAAGACGTTGCTGACGACGATGGCGGTGACGATACGCCGGCCCCGGCTGCCAAAGGCAAAGCCAAGGCTGCGGTGTCGGTAGACGAGTTGCCGAGCATTGAAGCCAAGAACAAGGAACGCGACGCCCTGGCCAAGGCCATGGAAGAGTTCCTGTCGCGCGGCGGAAAAGTGCAGGAAGTGGAGGCCAACGTGGTCGCCGATCCTCCGAAGAAGCCGGACAACAAGTACGGTAGCCGCCCTATCTGA
- a CDS encoding gamma-glutamyl-gamma-aminobutyrate hydrolase family protein (Members of this family of hydrolases with an active site Cys residue belong to MEROPS family C26.), giving the protein MKRVAVSQRVDLHPERGESRDALDQRLIDFLLAAGFIPLPVPNGLVDAGLEHWLAAVSPQALLLSGGNDIGQCLARDLTETRLLDHARSCNLPVLGICRGMQMLGHWAGSELKAVSGHVRTRHRLSGEIVAEVNSYHSQSLASCPQNFEVLARSEDGEIEAIRHLSRPWEGWMWHPERETDFASHDIQRIRQLFGETDSTQTTQGTDVS; this is encoded by the coding sequence ATGAAGCGGGTCGCTGTCAGTCAGAGAGTGGACCTGCATCCGGAGCGCGGCGAGAGCCGCGATGCCCTGGATCAACGCCTGATCGACTTTCTGCTGGCAGCGGGGTTCATCCCCCTGCCGGTGCCCAACGGATTGGTCGATGCCGGCCTCGAACACTGGCTGGCCGCTGTATCGCCTCAGGCATTGCTGTTGTCCGGTGGCAATGACATCGGCCAGTGCCTGGCCCGCGATCTCACGGAGACACGCCTGCTCGATCACGCACGCTCGTGCAATCTGCCAGTGCTGGGCATCTGCCGCGGCATGCAGATGCTGGGGCATTGGGCAGGTAGCGAACTGAAAGCGGTCAGCGGGCACGTGCGCACCCGGCATCGCCTGTCCGGGGAGATCGTCGCCGAGGTCAACAGCTATCACAGCCAGTCTCTAGCCAGTTGTCCGCAGAACTTTGAAGTTCTGGCGCGCAGTGAGGACGGCGAAATCGAAGCGATCCGGCACCTGTCTCGCCCTTGGGAAGGCTGGATGTGGCACCCGGAGCGCGAGACGGATTTTGCATCCCACGATATTCAGCGCATTCGCCAGCTGTTCGGCGAAACCGATTCTACTCAAACAACTCAAGGGACCGATGTGTCGTGA
- a CDS encoding class I SAM-dependent methyltransferase, translating to MKTEWDYTTLADAYLKRPDYADAAIDAMLSIAGAEQGDKFCDVGAGVAHLTLMLAARGLDVTAVEPNDAMRANGIKRTAALANVKWHEGTGEVTGQAAQAFDMVTFGSSFNVCDRQQALKETARILKPRGWFACMWNHRNLEDPIQARIEAIIKERVAGYGYGTRREDQTAVIDASELFGPVVHLDARVIHEQSIAECLEAWRSHATLERQAGAKFHEVISAIDDYLQSLQTPSIQIPYSTNIWVAQLR from the coding sequence ATGAAAACCGAATGGGACTACACCACTCTGGCCGATGCCTATTTGAAGCGCCCTGACTACGCCGATGCCGCCATTGACGCCATGCTCTCGATCGCTGGCGCCGAGCAAGGCGACAAGTTCTGCGACGTCGGCGCGGGTGTTGCACACTTGACGCTGATGCTGGCCGCCCGTGGCCTGGATGTCACCGCGGTAGAACCCAACGATGCAATGCGCGCCAACGGCATCAAGCGCACCGCCGCGCTGGCCAATGTCAAATGGCACGAAGGCACCGGTGAAGTGACCGGGCAAGCGGCGCAGGCATTCGACATGGTCACGTTCGGCAGCTCCTTCAATGTCTGCGACCGTCAGCAGGCGCTCAAGGAAACCGCGCGCATTCTCAAACCGCGCGGCTGGTTTGCCTGCATGTGGAACCACCGCAATCTGGAAGATCCGATTCAGGCGCGAATCGAAGCCATCATCAAAGAGCGCGTCGCCGGCTATGGCTACGGCACCCGTCGTGAAGACCAGACCGCCGTGATCGACGCCAGCGAGCTGTTCGGCCCGGTCGTGCATCTGGATGCGCGGGTCATCCACGAGCAATCCATCGCAGAGTGCCTGGAAGCCTGGCGCTCCCACGCCACGCTGGAACGTCAGGCGGGCGCGAAATTTCACGAAGTCATCAGCGCCATCGACGATTACCTGCAAAGCCTGCAGACGCCGTCGATCCAGATCCCGTACTCGACGAATATCTGGGTCGCTCAGCTGAGATAA
- a CDS encoding accessory factor UbiK family protein, with protein MLAPKDFLDALSGTASRLFSGDTPLPKAEIESQFKMLLQSAFSKLDLVSREEFDSQMVVLARTRARLESLEAKVAEMEAKLTPPAE; from the coding sequence ATGCTCGCGCCCAAAGACTTCCTCGACGCCCTGAGCGGCACCGCCTCCCGCCTGTTCAGCGGCGACACCCCGCTGCCGAAAGCCGAAATCGAAAGCCAGTTCAAGATGCTGCTGCAGAGTGCCTTCAGCAAACTCGATCTGGTCAGCCGTGAAGAGTTCGATAGTCAGATGGTCGTGCTGGCGCGTACGCGCGCACGTCTTGAGAGCCTCGAAGCCAAGGTTGCCGAGATGGAAGCGAAGCTGACGCCGCCAGCCGAATAA
- a CDS encoding adenylyl-sulfate kinase produces the protein MKCDADGQVIWITGLSGAGKSTLARELVARLRTEGRSVVMLDGDELREVFGAAAANSQNHGRDGRLALAMQYAHLCRMIAAQGQTVVIATISLFREVHAWNRAHLPGYFEVYLKVPVEELRRRDPKGIYRRYDAGELHNVAGLDLTIDEPQAADWLVEFDPQRSRQTLAEDLINKIYGRN, from the coding sequence ATGAAATGTGATGCTGATGGACAGGTAATCTGGATTACGGGCCTTTCAGGTGCGGGCAAGTCAACGCTGGCCCGTGAACTCGTTGCCAGACTGCGTACTGAAGGACGATCGGTGGTCATGCTCGATGGCGATGAGTTGCGCGAAGTATTCGGCGCAGCCGCCGCCAACTCACAGAACCATGGCCGTGACGGACGACTGGCGCTGGCGATGCAATATGCCCACCTGTGCCGAATGATTGCCGCGCAAGGCCAGACCGTGGTGATTGCAACGATTTCGCTGTTTCGCGAAGTCCATGCATGGAACCGCGCCCACCTGCCCGGCTATTTCGAAGTTTATTTGAAGGTCCCGGTCGAGGAATTGCGTCGCCGCGACCCGAAGGGGATCTACCGTCGATACGATGCCGGGGAACTGCACAACGTTGCCGGGCTTGATCTGACCATTGATGAACCACAAGCGGCAGACTGGCTTGTAGAGTTCGACCCGCAGCGCTCCAGGCAAACCCTGGCAGAAGATTTGATCAATAAAATTTATGGAAGGAACTGA
- a CDS encoding phosphocholine cytidylyltransferase family protein, translating to MKAIILAAGRGSRMKSLTDDCPKCLVELRGKPLLEWQLESLRAAGISEIAVVTGYKRELLADRGLTEFHNPRWADTNMVSSLACAEAWLEGQPCIVSYSDIFYSPDAVRSLMTSEALLAVTYDPNWLELWTQRFGDPLLDAETFRLNSDNTLAEIGNKPQSVGEVEGQYMGLLRFTPAGWAEVVRLRGELTSSQCDKMHMTNTLQRVIDAGRVAIQAVAYSGEWGEVDSSEDLSAYQ from the coding sequence GTGAAAGCCATTATCCTGGCTGCCGGACGTGGCAGCCGCATGAAAAGCCTCACGGATGATTGCCCCAAATGCCTGGTGGAGTTGCGTGGCAAGCCGCTGCTCGAATGGCAACTGGAGTCGTTGCGTGCAGCGGGTATCAGTGAAATCGCGGTGGTCACCGGCTACAAACGCGAATTACTGGCCGACCGCGGCCTGACCGAATTTCATAACCCTCGCTGGGCAGACACCAACATGGTGTCATCACTGGCCTGCGCCGAAGCCTGGCTTGAAGGCCAGCCGTGCATCGTCAGTTATTCGGATATTTTTTACAGCCCGGACGCCGTCAGGTCGTTGATGACCAGCGAAGCGTTGCTGGCCGTCACCTACGACCCCAACTGGCTGGAACTGTGGACCCAGCGTTTTGGCGATCCACTGCTGGATGCTGAAACATTCCGGCTCAATAGCGACAACACGCTGGCCGAAATCGGCAACAAACCGCAATCAGTGGGGGAAGTCGAAGGCCAGTACATGGGGTTGCTGCGCTTCACGCCCGCAGGTTGGGCAGAAGTCGTGCGGCTACGGGGTGAGTTAACCTCAAGCCAGTGCGACAAGATGCACATGACTAATACCCTGCAGCGCGTCATCGACGCCGGTCGGGTAGCGATCCAGGCCGTTGCCTATTCAGGGGAGTGGGGAGAGGTCGACTCCAGCGAAGACCTCTCCGCGTACCAATAA
- the glnK gene encoding P-II family nitrogen regulator, whose protein sequence is MKLVTAIIKPFKLDDVRESLSEIGVQGITVTEVKGFGRQKGHTELYRGAEYVVDFLPKVKIDVAIDDKDLDRVIEAITKAANTGKIGDGKIFVVNLEQAIRIRTGETDTDAI, encoded by the coding sequence ATGAAGCTAGTCACTGCCATCATCAAGCCGTTCAAGTTGGACGACGTGCGCGAGTCGCTGTCCGAAATCGGCGTGCAGGGCATTACCGTTACTGAAGTCAAAGGCTTCGGCCGGCAGAAGGGTCACACCGAGCTGTATCGCGGCGCGGAATATGTGGTCGATTTTCTGCCCAAGGTGAAAATCGACGTGGCCATCGACGACAAGGATCTGGATCGGGTTATCGAGGCGATAACCAAGGCGGCCAACACCGGCAAGATCGGTGACGGCAAGATCTTCGTGGTCAATCTGGAACAGGCGATTCGCATCCGTACCGGCGAAACCGATACCGACGCGATTTAA
- a CDS encoding secondary thiamine-phosphate synthase enzyme YjbQ, which produces MWQQTLITLRARPRGFHLVTDELIKGLPELRECRVGLLHLWLQHTSASLTINENADPAVRRDFERFFNRLIPQGTDGYEHNDEGLDDLPAHFKASVLGCQISLPVSAGRLALGTWQGVYLGEHRDHGGARKVLATLHGEGA; this is translated from the coding sequence ATGTGGCAACAGACTCTGATAACCCTGCGGGCACGGCCCCGGGGCTTTCATCTGGTAACGGACGAGTTGATCAAAGGCCTGCCTGAACTCAGGGAGTGCCGGGTCGGTCTGTTGCATTTGTGGCTGCAGCATACCTCGGCGTCGTTGACCATCAACGAGAACGCCGATCCGGCGGTCCGTCGCGACTTCGAACGATTTTTCAATCGTCTGATCCCACAAGGAACAGACGGCTATGAGCATAACGACGAAGGCCTGGACGACCTCCCGGCGCACTTCAAGGCCAGCGTGCTTGGCTGTCAGATCAGTCTGCCGGTTTCGGCAGGCCGTTTGGCACTGGGCACCTGGCAAGGCGTTTATCTGGGCGAGCACCGTGATCATGGCGGTGCTCGAAAAGTCCTCGCCACCTTGCACGGTGAAGGGGCATAA
- a CDS encoding YifB family Mg chelatase-like AAA ATPase, with amino-acid sequence MSLSIVHSRAQIGVEAPAVTVEVHLANGLPSLTMVGLPEAAVKESKDRVRSAIINSGLQFPARRITLNLAPADLPKDGGRFDLAIALGILSASVQVPCLTLDDVECLGELALSGAVRAVRGVLPAALAARKAGRALVVPRANAEEACLASGLKVYAVDHLLEAVAHFNGHTPVEPYVSDGLIHAARPYPDLNEVQGQMAAKRALLIAAAGAHNLLFSGPPGTGKTLLASRLPGLLPPLSECEALEVAAIQSVASGVPLTHWPQRPFRQPHHSASGPALVGGSSKPQPGEITLAHHGVLFLDELPEFDRKVLEVLREPLESGHIVIARAKDRVRFPARFQLVAAMNPCPCGYLGEPSGKCSCTPDMVQRYRNKLSGPLLDRIDLHLTVAREATALNPAVQPGEDSASAAALVAEARERQQKRQGCANAFLDLPGLRRHCKLSTTDETWLESACERLTLSLRSAHRLLKVARTLADLGQEENVRREHLAEALQYRPATQ; translated from the coding sequence ATGTCCCTCTCCATCGTCCACAGTCGCGCCCAGATTGGCGTGGAAGCCCCCGCCGTCACCGTCGAAGTTCACCTGGCCAACGGTCTGCCGTCGCTGACCATGGTCGGCCTGCCCGAGGCGGCGGTGAAGGAGAGCAAGGATCGGGTGCGCAGCGCGATCATCAATTCCGGGCTGCAGTTTCCGGCGCGGCGGATCACTTTGAATCTGGCGCCGGCGGATCTGCCCAAGGATGGCGGACGGTTTGATCTGGCGATTGCCTTGGGGATTCTGTCGGCGAGTGTGCAGGTGCCGTGTCTGACGCTGGATGATGTGGAATGTCTGGGTGAGTTGGCGCTGTCCGGCGCCGTACGAGCGGTGCGTGGCGTGTTGCCCGCGGCATTAGCGGCGCGCAAGGCCGGACGGGCGCTGGTGGTGCCGCGGGCGAATGCCGAGGAAGCATGTCTGGCCTCGGGTTTGAAGGTGTACGCGGTGGATCATCTGCTGGAAGCGGTGGCACATTTCAACGGGCACACGCCCGTCGAGCCTTATGTATCGGACGGCTTGATTCATGCCGCCAGACCCTATCCCGATCTCAACGAAGTGCAGGGGCAAATGGCAGCCAAACGTGCGCTGCTGATCGCGGCGGCGGGCGCGCACAACCTGTTGTTCAGCGGGCCGCCGGGAACGGGCAAGACATTGTTGGCCAGTCGATTGCCGGGACTGCTCCCGCCATTGTCCGAATGCGAAGCACTGGAAGTGGCCGCCATTCAATCCGTCGCCAGCGGCGTGCCGTTGACCCATTGGCCGCAACGTCCTTTTCGCCAGCCACACCACTCGGCATCAGGCCCGGCACTGGTCGGCGGCAGTTCGAAACCGCAACCCGGCGAAATCACCCTGGCCCATCACGGCGTGCTGTTTCTCGATGAGCTGCCGGAGTTTGATCGCAAGGTGCTGGAGGTGCTGCGCGAACCGCTGGAGTCCGGCCACATCGTGATTGCACGAGCCAAGGACCGCGTGCGCTTTCCAGCGCGCTTTCAATTGGTGGCAGCGATGAACCCGTGTCCCTGTGGATATCTGGGTGAACCAAGTGGCAAGTGTTCGTGCACGCCGGACATGGTTCAGCGTTATCGCAACAAGCTGTCGGGCCCCCTCTTGGACCGGATCGACTTACACCTGACGGTGGCGCGGGAGGCAACGGCGCTGAACCCTGCGGTCCAGCCAGGGGAAGACAGCGCCAGTGCCGCCGCGCTGGTAGCCGAGGCCCGCGAGCGACAACAGAAACGTCAGGGATGTGCCAATGCGTTTCTTGATCTGCCGGGGCTGCGTCGCCACTGCAAGTTATCCACAACCGACGAGACCTGGCTGGAATCAGCCTGTGAACGACTGACCTTGTCGCTGCGCTCGGCGCACCGACTTCTCAAGGTCGCCAGGACGTTGGCCGATCTGGGGCAGGAAGAAAACGTCCGGCGCGAGCACTTGGCAGAGGCGTTGCAATATCGGCCGGCAACACAGTGA
- a CDS encoding PEP-utilizing enzyme — MALHFSTKAGTLSRLQGRLASARIAPLLAFTVEQWHTDRRACIQDLRGRLPAPSWIVRSSCGREDSAEASFAGAFLSVPNVEEAGLESAVEQVIASYGETHLSDEVLIQPMLGNVIRSGVAFSHDPNTCAPYRVVNWSEGDDTASVTGGMGGRLWQQAAHSPVSPPAALSPIIALLEELLELFGGGPVDCEFAVTCEAEGETLWLLQARPLILPARAESEAAQAARLQSIEQKIARGMRPHPFLIGQRTVYGVMPDWNPAEIIGIRPKPLALSLYRDLVTDSIWAYQRHNYGYRNLRSFPLMPHFFGLPYIDVRLSFNSFIPADLDEGLAGRLVDYYIDRLLAEPTLHDKVEFEIVFSCYTLDLSQQLERLASAGFCAHELEAISSSLRKLTNRIVHPKDGLWRSDANKLDVLNARREELLASNADPLERIYWLLEDAKRYGTLPFAGLARAGFVAVQMLRSLVSVGVFSQADYDAFMAGVSTVSGQLARDRATLDKTTFLARYGHLRPGTYDILSPRYDEAPELYFDWDQRPAAPEPLQPFSLTLPQMREIVKLLEAHGLQPDPVGLLDFLQNGIELRELAKFHFTRNLSDALALIAQVGAEYGIDREELAYCDISAFQELHVAAADPKDVLLRSIEQGKARYAETLKVSLPPVITCPEDVWSFEWPETAPNFITQKRVTAPVVQCDDREKLAGAIVCIPNADPGFDWLFAYPIAGLITAWGGANSHMAIRAGELGLPAVIGAGEVLYRRWSTADILHLDCPGRRVEMMT; from the coding sequence ATGGCCCTGCATTTCTCTACCAAGGCCGGCACCTTGTCGCGCCTGCAAGGGCGGCTCGCGTCGGCGCGCATTGCGCCGCTGCTCGCGTTTACCGTGGAGCAGTGGCACACGGATCGGCGCGCCTGCATTCAGGATCTCCGCGGGCGGCTGCCTGCCCCCTCCTGGATCGTGCGCTCCAGCTGTGGCCGCGAGGACAGCGCCGAGGCTTCTTTCGCCGGCGCCTTTCTCTCGGTGCCGAATGTCGAAGAAGCAGGGCTTGAGTCGGCGGTTGAGCAGGTCATCGCCAGTTATGGCGAAACGCATCTGAGCGACGAGGTGCTGATTCAACCCATGCTCGGCAACGTGATCCGTTCCGGCGTGGCGTTTTCCCACGACCCGAATACCTGCGCGCCGTACCGTGTGGTGAACTGGTCGGAAGGTGACGACACCGCATCGGTCACCGGCGGCATGGGTGGACGGTTGTGGCAGCAGGCGGCGCACAGCCCCGTTTCACCGCCCGCAGCCCTCTCACCGATCATTGCTTTGCTTGAGGAGCTGCTGGAGCTGTTCGGCGGTGGCCCCGTCGACTGCGAGTTCGCGGTGACGTGCGAAGCCGAAGGCGAGACCTTGTGGCTGTTGCAGGCCCGGCCGTTGATTCTGCCTGCCCGGGCAGAGTCCGAAGCCGCGCAGGCTGCCCGCCTGCAAAGTATCGAGCAGAAAATCGCTCGCGGCATGCGCCCGCATCCATTCCTGATCGGCCAGCGCACGGTCTACGGCGTGATGCCCGACTGGAACCCGGCAGAGATCATCGGTATCCGCCCCAAACCGCTGGCGCTGTCGCTGTATCGCGATCTGGTGACCGACTCCATCTGGGCTTACCAGCGTCACAACTATGGCTACCGCAACTTGCGCAGCTTCCCGCTGATGCCGCACTTTTTCGGTTTGCCGTATATCGATGTGCGCCTGTCGTTCAACTCGTTCATTCCGGCAGACCTCGACGAGGGACTGGCCGGGCGACTGGTCGACTACTACATCGATCGGTTGCTGGCAGAGCCGACCCTGCACGACAAGGTGGAGTTCGAGATCGTTTTCTCCTGCTACACCCTGGACCTGTCGCAACAACTGGAGCGCCTGGCCAGTGCAGGCTTTTGCGCGCACGAACTGGAGGCCATCAGTTCCAGTCTGCGCAAACTGACTAACCGCATCGTGCATCCCAAGGATGGTTTGTGGCGCAGCGACGCCAACAAACTCGATGTGCTCAATGCCCGCCGCGAAGAGCTGCTGGCCTCCAACGCCGATCCGCTGGAGCGCATCTACTGGCTGCTGGAAGACGCAAAACGCTACGGCACCCTGCCCTTCGCCGGCCTGGCCCGTGCGGGTTTCGTTGCGGTGCAGATGCTCAGGTCACTGGTCAGCGTGGGTGTTTTCTCGCAAGCCGACTACGATGCATTCATGGCCGGCGTCTCAACCGTCAGCGGTCAGTTGGCGCGTGATCGGGCGACACTCGACAAGACAACTTTCCTCGCACGCTACGGGCACCTGCGCCCCGGCACCTACGACATTCTGTCGCCACGTTACGATGAAGCACCGGAACTCTACTTCGACTGGGACCAGCGACCAGCAGCCCCCGAGCCACTGCAACCGTTTTCGCTGACGCTGCCACAGATGCGCGAGATCGTGAAACTGCTCGAGGCCCATGGCCTGCAACCGGATCCGGTAGGGCTGCTGGACTTCCTGCAAAACGGCATCGAGCTGCGCGAACTGGCCAAGTTTCATTTCACCCGCAACCTGTCGGATGCCCTCGCGCTGATCGCGCAAGTCGGCGCCGAGTACGGCATCGACCGCGAAGAACTGGCTTATTGCGATATCAGCGCCTTCCAGGAACTGCACGTTGCCGCTGCCGACCCAAAAGACGTGCTGCTGCGCAGCATCGAACAAGGCAAGGCGCGCTACGCAGAAACACTGAAGGTGTCCCTGCCACCCGTCATCACCTGTCCGGAAGATGTCTGGAGCTTCGAGTGGCCGGAAACGGCGCCCAACTTCATCACGCAAAAACGTGTGACGGCACCCGTGGTGCAATGCGATGACCGGGAAAAGCTGGCCGGGGCGATTGTCTGCATTCCCAACGCGGACCCCGGTTTCGACTGGTTGTTCGCTTATCCGATTGCCGGGCTGATTACCGCGTGGGGCGGAGCCAATTCGCACATGGCGATTCGCGCCGGTGAACTCGGCCTGCCGGCCGTCATTGGCGCTGGAGAAGTGCTTTACCGGCGCTGGTCGACAGCAGATATCCTGCATCTGGACTGCCCGGGCCGCAGGGTGGAGATGATGACATGA
- a CDS encoding HigA family addiction module antitoxin, which produces MDRNGMRPIHPGEVLNKEFMEPLGMTVMDLAMPTKWPESEIEKLVKCQLRICADLAIRLAIHFNTTPEFWMNLQSTYDLRRAQIRHAGL; this is translated from the coding sequence ATGGACCGCAATGGTATGCGCCCGATTCATCCGGGCGAGGTTCTGAATAAAGAATTCATGGAGCCGCTGGGCATGACCGTCATGGATCTGGCCATGCCCACGAAATGGCCCGAAAGTGAGATAGAAAAGCTTGTGAAATGCCAGCTCAGGATCTGCGCCGATCTGGCAATCAGGCTTGCCATTCATTTCAACACTACACCTGAGTTCTGGATGAATCTTCAGTCGACTTACGATTTACGCAGGGCTCAGATCAGGCATGCGGGTTTATAG
- a CDS encoding ammonium transporter: MTLRKFAGLGALLSIVMPSLAMAADEVAAPVLNSGDTAWMLTSTALVLFMTIPGLALFYGGMVRSKNILSVMMQCFAITGLISVLWVIYGYSIAFDTTGMEQGVVNFNSFVGGFGKAFLAGITPASLTGPAALFPEAVFVTFQMTFAIITPALIVGAFAERMKFSAMLIFMGIWFTLVYAPIAHMVWSGNGGLMWDWGVLDFAGGTVVHINAGVAGLICCLVLGKRKGFPTTPMAPHNLGYTLMGAAMLWVGWFGFNAGSAAAANGTAGMAMLVTQIATAAAALGWMFAEWITHGKPSALGIASGVVAGLVAITPAAGTVGPMGALVIGLAAGVVCFFCATTLKRKLGYDDSLDAFGVHGIGGILGAILTGVFAAPSLGGFGTVTDIAAQVWIQCKGVGFTVIYTAIVTFIILKVLDAVMGLRVTEEEESVGLDLAQHNERGYNL; this comes from the coding sequence ATGACTCTGCGTAAATTCGCAGGGCTAGGAGCCCTGTTGTCCATCGTAATGCCCAGCCTTGCAATGGCGGCAGACGAAGTGGCGGCCCCGGTCCTCAATTCCGGCGACACTGCCTGGATGCTCACCTCGACAGCCCTCGTGCTGTTCATGACCATCCCGGGCCTGGCGCTGTTCTACGGCGGCATGGTTCGCTCGAAAAACATTCTTTCCGTGATGATGCAATGCTTCGCCATTACCGGTCTGATCAGCGTCCTGTGGGTCATTTACGGCTACAGCATCGCGTTCGACACCACCGGCATGGAGCAGGGCGTCGTCAACTTCAACTCCTTTGTCGGCGGCTTCGGCAAGGCGTTCCTCGCGGGTATCACGCCAGCCAGCCTGACCGGCCCTGCGGCGTTGTTTCCTGAGGCAGTGTTCGTCACCTTCCAGATGACCTTCGCGATCATCACACCGGCGTTGATCGTCGGTGCGTTCGCCGAGCGGATGAAGTTCTCCGCGATGCTGATCTTCATGGGCATCTGGTTCACCCTGGTTTACGCACCGATCGCGCACATGGTCTGGTCCGGTAACGGCGGCCTGATGTGGGACTGGGGCGTGCTCGACTTCGCGGGCGGCACCGTGGTGCACATCAACGCCGGTGTTGCCGGTCTGATCTGCTGCCTGGTTCTGGGCAAGCGCAAAGGTTTCCCGACCACCCCGATGGCTCCGCACAATCTGGGTTACACCCTGATGGGCGCGGCGATGCTGTGGGTTGGCTGGTTCGGCTTCAACGCCGGTTCTGCTGCTGCGGCCAACGGCACTGCCGGTATGGCGATGCTGGTTACCCAGATTGCTACCGCTGCTGCTGCACTGGGCTGGATGTTTGCCGAGTGGATCACTCACGGTAAGCCAAGCGCACTGGGCATCGCCTCGGGTGTGGTTGCCGGCCTCGTAGCGATTACTCCGGCTGCCGGCACCGTGGGCCCGATGGGCGCACTGGTGATCGGTCTGGCGGCGGGCGTGGTGTGCTTCTTCTGCGCCACCACCCTCAAACGCAAACTCGGTTATGACGACTCCCTGGACGCGTTCGGCGTGCACGGTATCGGCGGTATCCTCGGCGCGATCCTCACCGGTGTGTTCGCCGCACCGTCGCTGGGTGGCTTCGGCACCGTCACCGACATCGCCGCACAAGTGTGGATTCAGTGCAAAGGCGTCGGCTTCACGGTGATCTACACCGCGATCGTCACCTTCATCATCCTCAAGGTTCTGGATGCTGTGATGGGTCTGCGTGTGACCGAGGAAGAAGAGTCGGTGGGCCTCGATCTGGCACAACACAACGAACGCGGCTACAACTTGTAA